In a genomic window of Thermodesulfobium sp. 4217-1:
- a CDS encoding FAD-dependent oxidoreductase has product MSTIECEILIIGAGIAGLTCAIKLADRGKNVVVINRSEDPEESNTKYAQGGIVWWGEDDSVELIETDIEEAGDEVGRESAIKIIAEDGPVLVKYLLIDRLRINFDKDSFGNLHKTLEGGHSKNRIIHVADQTGLAIQKALFQEAKKHPNINILSSTTAIDLISTTHHSKNRDAIYQGTKILGAYILERGSKKISKVLASYTIIASGGVGAVYEYTTNPEGARGDGIVMAKRAGAHVINMEYIQFHPTAFKKDSCKSFLISESVRGEGAILLNDKKERFVESELLPRDELTRLIYKEMKKGGTKNVWLSCEPIMKRGIKLEERFPKIFSDCLECGIDIRKDLIPVAPASHYLCGGIRVDEWGKTNLARLYAIGEASCTGLHGANRLASTSLLEGLVWGIRSAENIIGNFSKEDIESFQISDWDERFILKEPDFTLIDEYLSKIKNIMWERVGIVRSETELLKAMRALMMLSVEIVEMYRTSKLSDELIGLRNTIEIAIEITSCARRNRLSKGAHYREDTL; this is encoded by the coding sequence ATGAGCACAATTGAATGCGAAATTTTAATAATAGGAGCAGGTATTGCAGGCCTTACGTGCGCAATAAAACTGGCAGACAGAGGTAAGAATGTAGTAGTAATCAATCGCTCAGAGGATCCAGAAGAGTCTAACACCAAATATGCGCAAGGAGGCATAGTTTGGTGGGGAGAAGACGACTCGGTCGAACTAATAGAAACAGATATTGAGGAGGCAGGAGACGAGGTTGGAAGAGAAAGCGCTATAAAGATTATCGCAGAAGATGGCCCTGTACTGGTTAAATATCTTTTGATAGACAGGCTTAGGATAAATTTCGATAAGGACTCGTTTGGCAATCTTCACAAAACACTTGAAGGAGGCCACTCAAAAAATAGAATTATACATGTGGCAGATCAAACAGGACTTGCCATACAAAAAGCGCTTTTTCAAGAGGCAAAAAAGCATCCAAATATAAATATACTCTCGTCAACTACCGCCATAGATCTGATAAGCACAACCCACCATTCAAAAAATAGAGATGCGATATATCAAGGCACAAAAATTCTTGGAGCATACATCCTTGAGAGAGGTTCTAAAAAGATAAGCAAGGTGCTCGCTTCATATACGATCATCGCAAGTGGCGGAGTTGGAGCGGTTTACGAATACACTACCAACCCTGAAGGCGCCAGAGGCGATGGGATCGTAATGGCAAAAAGAGCAGGAGCTCACGTAATCAATATGGAATACATTCAATTTCATCCAACAGCCTTTAAGAAAGACAGCTGCAAATCATTTCTCATATCAGAATCTGTTAGAGGAGAGGGTGCAATACTGTTAAATGATAAAAAGGAAAGGTTTGTAGAGTCTGAGCTCTTGCCCAGGGACGAGCTAACCAGGCTCATATATAAAGAGATGAAAAAAGGCGGCACAAAAAATGTCTGGCTCTCATGCGAACCAATTATGAAAAGGGGCATAAAGCTCGAAGAGAGATTCCCAAAGATATTTTCTGACTGTCTTGAATGCGGGATTGACATAAGAAAAGACCTAATACCAGTAGCGCCAGCATCTCATTACCTGTGCGGCGGCATAAGGGTCGATGAATGGGGAAAAACTAATTTAGCAAGGCTTTATGCTATAGGAGAGGCATCGTGCACAGGACTTCACGGAGCAAACAGGCTCGCCTCCACCTCTCTTCTGGAAGGTCTTGTCTGGGGGATAAGATCTGCCGAGAACATCATTGGCAACTTCTCCAAAGAAGATATAGAATCCTTTCAAATATCGGATTGGGACGAAAGATTTATTTTAAAAGAGCCAGACTTTACACTAATTGACGAATATCTTTCAAAAATAAAAAATATAATGTGGGAAAGAGTAGGCATTGTTCGCTCTGAAACAGAGCTTCTAAAAGCAATGAGGGCTCTGATGATGCTTTCTGTAGAGATAGTGGAAATGTACAGAACGTCAAAACTTTCTGACGAGCTAATCGGTCTGAGAAATACTATTGAGATAGCAATAGAGATCACGTCTTGCGCAAGAAGAAATAGACTGAGCAAAGGAGCGCATTATAGGGAGGACACTTTATGA
- the bioB gene encoding biotin synthase BioB, translated as MFDIENFDPENRLNESAIYGLLNLDTDRLLMIARKIKDKYSSSFEACSIISYKTGSCTENCSFCAQSSHFNTGVDFRKVSVEDVVSKARLMKNYGSKRFSLVSSGRGPTSAEMDEILPVFEKLKDEVDIGLCASLGIVKERDLIRLKEVGVTTYHHNLESSRSFFENICSTHSYDERIETIEAVKSVGLTPCVGGIIGLGETFDQRVEFAITLKNLGIKSVPFNVLIPIKGTPLGGIKVLEKSDVLKTLAIFRIVLPFATIRLCAGRESILGKYQKLALNSAANALMIGGYLTRPGEEIERDLELIRDLELIKV; from the coding sequence ATGTTTGATATAGAGAACTTTGATCCAGAAAATAGATTAAACGAATCGGCTATATATGGCCTTTTAAATCTTGATACGGATCGTTTGCTTATGATTGCCAGGAAGATAAAGGATAAGTATTCTTCATCTTTTGAAGCCTGTTCGATTATCAGCTACAAGACAGGCAGCTGTACCGAAAATTGCTCTTTTTGTGCTCAATCCTCTCACTTCAATACAGGAGTGGACTTTAGAAAAGTTAGCGTTGAAGATGTAGTTTCAAAGGCAAGATTGATGAAAAATTATGGATCCAAGAGGTTTTCTCTGGTCTCGAGTGGGAGAGGCCCTACAAGTGCTGAGATGGATGAAATATTGCCAGTTTTTGAGAAACTTAAAGATGAAGTGGATATTGGGCTCTGCGCGTCTTTGGGGATAGTCAAAGAAAGAGATCTAATCAGGTTAAAAGAAGTGGGAGTTACCACATATCACCACAACCTCGAGTCTTCAAGGAGTTTTTTTGAGAATATATGCAGCACTCATTCGTATGATGAGAGAATTGAGACTATCGAGGCTGTTAAGAGCGTAGGTCTCACTCCATGTGTCGGTGGGATCATAGGCTTGGGCGAGACCTTTGATCAAAGAGTAGAATTTGCAATTACTCTCAAAAACCTTGGTATAAAGTCTGTGCCATTTAACGTTCTGATACCTATTAAGGGCACTCCTCTTGGAGGCATTAAAGTTCTTGAGAAATCAGATGTGTTGAAAACGCTGGCAATATTTAGGATTGTTTTGCCCTTTGCTACTATCAGGCTTTGTGCTGGGCGAGAAAGTATTCTTGGAAAATATCAAAAGTTAGCGCTAAATTCCGCCGCCAATGCATTGATGATAGGGGGGTATCTTACCAGACCAGGAGAAGAGATAGAAAGAGACCTTGAGCTAATAAGAGACTTAGAGCTAATTAAAGTTTAA
- a CDS encoding DJ-1/PfpI family protein codes for MPKILILTGDCAEDYEVKVPQQALMLLGYDVEISAPNKKAGDTLQLVVHDFTNLDTYIELTGHRIPVDIATKDVKVEDYLGLVIPGGRAPEYIRRYSEVVEVTKKFFSLDKPVASICHGSQLLAACGVLAGRKITSYPACATECMIAGANWVDQDVVIDKNLVTAQAWPNHPLWLREFVKLLGAKIEI; via the coding sequence ATGCCAAAAATTTTAATCTTAACGGGCGATTGCGCAGAGGACTATGAAGTAAAAGTCCCCCAACAGGCCTTGATGCTCTTGGGCTATGACGTAGAAATTAGCGCCCCAAACAAGAAGGCAGGAGACACGCTTCAGCTTGTAGTGCACGACTTTACAAACCTTGATACCTACATTGAGTTAACAGGCCACAGGATACCAGTGGACATAGCCACAAAGGATGTCAAGGTAGAAGATTATTTAGGATTGGTAATACCTGGAGGAAGGGCCCCTGAGTACATCAGAAGGTACAGCGAAGTTGTAGAGGTTACAAAAAAATTCTTTAGCTTGGACAAACCAGTTGCATCTATCTGCCACGGTTCCCAACTATTAGCCGCTTGCGGTGTATTGGCTGGCAGAAAGATTACCAGCTATCCAGCATGTGCTACTGAATGTATGATTGCAGGCGCCAATTGGGTTGATCAGGACGTAGTGATAGACAAGAATCTTGTAACAGCTCAAGCATGGCCAAACCACCCGCTTTGGCTTAGAGAATTCGTCAAACTGCTCGGAGCAAAAATAGAAATTTAA
- a CDS encoding flavodoxin family protein, translating into MNIIAVNGSPRKDFNTGTLLKWAVDGALSKGASAEIVHLYDLSYKGCISCFNCKLKNGKSYGRCSVKDDLEPVLRKIEEADALILGSPIFFSNVTGQMRCFIERLAFPYLVYDEQYSTLFKRKIPVGFIYTMGVNEKMMEELSYKKIFERTEFSLARIFGSIETMYVTDTYQFSTYSKYVAPKFNVEAKAKRRAEEFPKDCQRAYEMGERFAESKNSL; encoded by the coding sequence ATGAACATAATAGCTGTGAATGGCAGCCCAAGAAAGGATTTTAATACAGGAACACTGCTAAAATGGGCTGTTGATGGGGCGCTTTCAAAGGGTGCGAGTGCTGAGATAGTTCATCTTTATGACTTAAGTTACAAGGGGTGCATAAGCTGCTTTAACTGTAAGCTTAAGAATGGCAAGAGCTATGGCAGGTGTTCAGTAAAAGATGACTTAGAGCCTGTTTTAAGAAAAATTGAAGAGGCAGACGCTCTTATTTTAGGCTCTCCAATTTTTTTCTCCAATGTAACTGGTCAGATGAGATGCTTCATAGAAAGACTTGCGTTTCCATATTTGGTTTACGATGAGCAGTATTCTACCCTTTTTAAGAGAAAGATCCCTGTTGGATTTATTTATACTATGGGCGTGAACGAGAAGATGATGGAGGAGCTCTCCTACAAGAAGATATTTGAGAGAACAGAATTTTCGCTTGCAAGAATATTTGGCTCTATAGAAACTATGTATGTCACAGACACTTATCAGTTTAGCACTTATTCGAAATATGTGGCGCCAAAGTTTAACGTAGAAGCAAAAGCGAAAAGGAGAGCAGAGGAGTTTCCAAAAGACTGTCAAAGGGCTTATGAAATGGGCGAGAGGTTTGCCGAGTCGAAAAATAGCCTTTAA
- a CDS encoding N-acyl homoserine lactonase family protein produces the protein MKYKIHPIVLGSKSFDKSMMTYQFNYGKPFVVPIYSWYLEGGSKNILIDTGEFMPLKSKDRVDALGTKIYSFEEGLSKYNLTPEDIDIVIHTHLHNDHCENDSKCKNAIFYVHENELKQIHDPHPLDFRYMEDFILDAEENNRIISLKGDADILPGIKMIYTPAHSPGGMSVLVNTEKGKVLITGFCVIDENFNPPPNVMGMGMEVIPPGTLINSYEAYDILVKVKEMADIIVPLHEPIFAKIETI, from the coding sequence ATTAAATATAAGATTCATCCAATAGTCTTAGGAAGCAAAAGTTTTGACAAGAGTATGATGACGTATCAGTTTAACTATGGCAAACCTTTTGTGGTACCTATTTATAGTTGGTATTTAGAAGGTGGCAGCAAAAATATTCTAATTGACACAGGCGAGTTTATGCCCCTAAAGTCCAAAGACAGAGTTGATGCCCTGGGGACAAAAATATATAGCTTCGAGGAAGGACTCTCGAAGTATAATCTCACCCCAGAAGATATAGACATAGTAATTCACACTCATCTGCATAACGACCACTGTGAAAATGATTCAAAGTGCAAGAACGCAATATTTTACGTTCATGAAAACGAGCTAAAACAGATCCATGACCCGCATCCGCTCGACTTTAGATATATGGAAGACTTTATCTTAGATGCCGAGGAAAATAATCGGATCATATCTCTGAAAGGTGATGCAGATATCCTACCTGGTATAAAGATGATCTACACGCCTGCGCACTCGCCCGGCGGTATGTCTGTACTGGTAAACACTGAAAAAGGCAAAGTGCTAATAACAGGCTTTTGCGTAATAGACGAGAACTTCAACCCGCCACCAAATGTAATGGGGATGGGAATGGAAGTAATACCTCCAGGGACCCTGATAAATTCATACGAAGCATACGATATTTTAGTAAAAGTTAAAGAGATGGCCGACATCATAGTCCCACTGCACGAGCCAATATTTGCAAAAATAGAGACAATTTAG
- a CDS encoding metalloregulator ArsR/SmtB family transcription factor, whose amino-acid sequence MKKVLAYQMISEVFKTLAHPLRIQILLTLSEQERCVCELLREIGVEQSNLSQHLRILKKQGIIDSRKDGQKVFYKILLPSVMDLVIDAKKTLNDQAKGHEELYKNLRSI is encoded by the coding sequence ATGAAGAAGGTTTTGGCATACCAAATGATATCTGAAGTTTTTAAGACTTTGGCTCACCCCCTCAGAATTCAGATATTGTTAACGTTAAGTGAACAAGAAAGGTGCGTATGCGAGCTCTTAAGAGAGATAGGTGTAGAGCAGTCAAATCTGTCCCAGCACCTTAGGATTCTTAAAAAGCAAGGCATTATAGATTCCAGAAAAGATGGCCAAAAAGTTTTTTATAAAATACTGTTGCCGTCAGTTATGGATCTTGTCATAGATGCAAAGAAGACCTTGAACGATCAGGCAAAAGGACACGAAGAATTGTATAAGAATTTAAGAAGTATTTAA
- a CDS encoding CBS domain-containing protein: protein MSYVKLISEFYLSTQINQSIFDKDKKKVANLRDIAICWDKNIPIGRGIKFLKGSNKLININHIKEWTKDSIILDTTLEKAADIVARDEDIYIVKWILDKQLINLKGKKIVRVNDIKVSFFVKGLEKKLILLAIDIGFSGILRRLGINFLENKVRPQLISWSYLAPISKRTSSLQLSTEYKGLKDLHPADIADIIEDLSQTDRDKIIESLDIESAAEVLAEADIETQVNVIDSLDAERAADILEEMPSDDAADILSELDEEKSQEILEHMDPEEANEVIELMNYEDEDVGSLMTKDYITLTGDETSEEALNKIKKIAEEVETIYVSYVVDSEERLIGVVSLREILICRPDEKIKDVMQKNIISLNHFDHHDKALEIFAKYNLFTMPVVDNENKLLGMITVDDVLRLLMPDRSDADTFSRFDSLKKFLREGGE, encoded by the coding sequence GTGTCTTATGTGAAACTTATTTCAGAATTTTATCTAAGCACACAGATCAATCAATCTATATTTGATAAAGATAAAAAGAAAGTTGCCAATCTTAGAGATATAGCTATTTGTTGGGACAAAAATATCCCGATTGGAAGAGGCATCAAGTTTTTAAAAGGTTCTAATAAGCTAATAAACATAAACCACATAAAAGAGTGGACTAAAGATTCAATAATTCTTGATACTACCCTTGAAAAGGCAGCTGACATCGTGGCAAGAGATGAAGACATCTACATAGTAAAGTGGATACTTGACAAACAGCTCATAAACCTTAAAGGAAAGAAAATAGTCAGGGTAAATGACATAAAAGTTTCTTTTTTTGTCAAGGGTTTAGAAAAAAAATTGATACTCCTTGCGATCGATATAGGTTTTTCAGGGATTCTAAGAAGACTGGGTATAAATTTTTTAGAAAATAAGGTCAGGCCTCAACTGATTAGCTGGAGCTATCTTGCTCCAATCAGCAAAAGGACATCGAGTCTGCAGCTATCTACTGAATACAAAGGGCTAAAGGACCTTCACCCTGCTGATATTGCCGATATTATTGAAGACCTTAGCCAGACAGATAGGGACAAAATAATAGAAAGTCTTGACATAGAAAGCGCTGCAGAGGTATTGGCAGAGGCTGATATTGAAACTCAGGTAAACGTCATTGACTCTCTTGACGCAGAGAGGGCTGCAGATATCTTGGAAGAGATGCCATCTGATGACGCAGCAGACATTTTGAGCGAGTTAGATGAAGAGAAATCTCAAGAAATACTCGAACATATGGATCCAGAGGAAGCAAATGAAGTAATAGAACTGATGAACTATGAAGACGAAGACGTAGGATCGTTGATGACAAAAGACTATATAACCCTTACTGGAGATGAGACTTCAGAAGAGGCACTAAACAAAATTAAAAAAATAGCAGAAGAAGTAGAAACCATCTATGTTTCATACGTAGTTGACAGCGAGGAAAGACTCATAGGGGTAGTATCTTTAAGAGAGATATTGATCTGTAGGCCAGACGAAAAAATAAAAGATGTTATGCAAAAAAACATTATAAGTCTTAATCATTTCGATCATCACGACAAAGCTCTTGAAATATTCGCTAAATATAATCTATTTACAATGCCTGTGGTAGATAACGAAAACAAACTTCTCGGAATGATTACGGTAGATGATGTGCTGAGACTTCTTATGCCCGATAGAAGCGATGCTGACACCTTCTCAAGGTTTGACTCACTGAAAAAGTTTTTGCGAGAAGGAGGGGAATAA
- a CDS encoding Nramp family divalent metal transporter — protein MENKLSIFKRILLFLAIMGPGIITANVDNDAGGIATYSIAGATTGYKLLWVLIPMTIALIVVQEMAARMGAVTRKGLADLIRENFGVKMTFLILIGILVADFGNTISEFAGIAASMEIFNISKYISIPICAIFVWWTVLKGSYRFVERIFLFACLIYLCYIPSAFMANPPWGEVARNMVTPHIEFSASFLSILIGFIGTTITPWMQFYIQSATVEKGLTEKEYKYIRLDVITGNIMTNVIALFIVVSCAATLFVHKVNIVDAKDAALSLAPFAGNFASTLFAIGLFNASIFSACILPLATAYYVCEAIGFNAGLDFTWKEAPVFYALTTFLILVGAIAILIPHAPLIPIMFWSQVINGVILPFVLLYMLKIINNKDIMGEYTNSRTFNIIAWLTTIILIVLTLLMVITSIFPNLLPS, from the coding sequence ATGGAGAACAAGCTCTCAATTTTTAAAAGAATACTGCTATTTTTAGCCATAATGGGTCCTGGGATAATTACGGCAAACGTAGACAACGACGCTGGTGGAATAGCTACCTATTCTATAGCTGGTGCTACAACAGGCTATAAGCTTCTCTGGGTATTAATCCCTATGACAATCGCACTTATAGTAGTTCAGGAAATGGCTGCAAGAATGGGTGCGGTAACTCGAAAGGGATTAGCGGACCTGATTCGTGAAAACTTTGGCGTAAAAATGACCTTCTTGATACTCATAGGGATACTAGTAGCCGACTTTGGAAACACCATATCTGAATTTGCAGGCATTGCTGCAAGTATGGAAATCTTTAATATAAGCAAATACATTTCAATTCCTATTTGCGCAATATTTGTATGGTGGACGGTTTTAAAAGGCTCGTATAGATTTGTAGAGAGAATATTTTTATTTGCATGTCTTATATATCTTTGTTATATACCATCTGCCTTTATGGCGAATCCACCTTGGGGAGAGGTTGCCAGAAATATGGTTACGCCTCATATCGAATTTAGCGCCTCGTTCTTATCTATACTTATAGGCTTTATAGGAACTACCATTACCCCCTGGATGCAATTCTATATTCAATCTGCTACTGTCGAGAAGGGCCTAACAGAAAAAGAGTACAAGTATATAAGGCTAGACGTAATAACAGGAAACATAATGACAAACGTGATAGCCCTTTTCATTGTGGTTAGCTGTGCGGCAACTCTTTTTGTGCACAAGGTAAATATAGTTGATGCAAAGGACGCAGCTCTCTCTCTGGCACCTTTTGCGGGAAATTTCGCATCCACACTATTTGCAATAGGACTTTTCAACGCGTCTATTTTTTCTGCTTGTATACTCCCCCTTGCCACCGCCTATTATGTGTGCGAGGCTATTGGCTTTAATGCAGGACTTGATTTTACTTGGAAAGAGGCGCCAGTTTTCTACGCTCTAACCACTTTTTTAATCTTGGTGGGCGCAATTGCAATATTGATACCACACGCTCCCCTAATACCTATAATGTTTTGGTCTCAGGTTATAAATGGTGTAATACTGCCATTTGTGCTCCTATACATGCTAAAGATCATAAATAACAAAGATATAATGGGCGAATATACAAATTCAAGAACATTTAATATAATCGCATGGCTCACAACTATCATCTTAATAGTCTTAACCTTGCTTATGGTAATCACTTCTATCTTCCCAAATTTACTCCCATCGTAA
- a CDS encoding protoglobin domain-containing protein, translated as MESSESIKKIYNFKEIDKDNLESLCPAARQNADNFLDALYSFLSTFPDYNKFLGNTEVRKRHRERFKAWFLELFCGKYDESYIIRTQKIGHVHADMGLPTHYVSATMSFVRYFIHQTILLSCPNEEERINCRESVDKILDINLDILTSSYVDENKIYIARTNIESKIVRISSKISYYFDIALILALVFTSFMIFVLFLSDIYNFIRSTSSFESSVINILGAMLIIWTIRELLEEELKRLKGKKFALNIFISLAMAAMLRKILIFSLEPHNSTEVIVLGFLVLILGIVYWLMNQSSD; from the coding sequence TTGGAAAGTTCTGAAAGCATAAAAAAAATTTATAATTTCAAAGAAATAGATAAGGACAACCTTGAATCCCTGTGCCCTGCTGCAAGACAAAACGCCGATAACTTTTTAGATGCCCTTTATAGCTTTTTGAGCACGTTTCCTGATTATAACAAATTTCTCGGCAATACTGAAGTCAGAAAAAGACACAGAGAAAGGTTCAAAGCCTGGTTTTTGGAATTATTCTGTGGCAAATACGACGAAAGCTATATTATAAGAACTCAAAAGATTGGACACGTTCATGCCGATATGGGCCTGCCTACACACTACGTTAGCGCAACAATGAGCTTTGTAAGATATTTCATTCATCAGACGATTCTTTTGTCCTGTCCAAACGAAGAGGAAAGAATAAACTGTAGAGAATCAGTCGACAAGATCTTAGACATAAATCTTGACATACTAACCAGTTCTTATGTAGACGAAAATAAAATTTATATTGCTCGAACAAACATAGAAAGCAAGATAGTTAGAATCAGCTCAAAGATATCTTATTACTTTGACATTGCCCTTATATTGGCCCTTGTGTTTACAAGCTTTATGATATTTGTCCTGTTTTTATCTGATATTTATAACTTCATAAGGAGCACTTCATCATTTGAGAGCAGCGTAATAAATATCCTTGGAGCTATGCTTATAATCTGGACAATTAGAGAGCTTTTAGAAGAAGAGCTAAAAAGGCTAAAGGGCAAAAAATTTGCCCTCAATATATTTATAAGCCTTGCAATGGCAGCTATGCTCAGAAAAATATTGATATTTTCCTTAGAACCTCACAACTCTACAGAAGTAATAGTGCTTGGCTTTCTGGTATTGATACTTGGCATAGTGTATTGGCTTATGAACCAGAGCTCCGATTAA